A genomic region of Limnohabitans curvus contains the following coding sequences:
- a CDS encoding FadR/GntR family transcriptional regulator, with amino-acid sequence MPRIQLGASLSEKLAQTLETSIREGKLKTAEKLPTENALVQKHGVSRTVVREAFSRLKTLGLIETRQGSGAFVKALPTPDTGKLKLIPDGSVDAVLKVVEVRRALEAESAALAAERRTTKSLQKIKQAMRALDKAVASGGDGVSEDVAFHAAIAQAANNPFLLDTLSYLNQFLENATRVTRANEATRADLEDAVRDEHQAIVQAIEAGDVKAARQAGTKHMLNAAKRIGNADPVFWTSQGLALAKPLRTELTKPKI; translated from the coding sequence ATGCCCCGCATTCAATTAGGTGCCTCGCTGTCTGAAAAGCTAGCCCAGACCTTGGAAACAAGCATTCGAGAAGGAAAACTCAAGACGGCTGAAAAACTTCCCACCGAAAACGCATTGGTGCAAAAGCATGGGGTTAGCCGAACCGTGGTACGTGAAGCGTTTTCGCGGCTCAAAACATTGGGGCTCATTGAAACGCGACAAGGCTCAGGCGCTTTTGTGAAAGCGCTTCCAACGCCAGACACCGGAAAACTCAAACTCATCCCAGATGGCTCGGTCGATGCGGTCTTGAAAGTCGTCGAAGTCAGACGTGCCCTCGAAGCTGAATCGGCGGCCCTCGCCGCCGAACGCCGAACCACCAAGTCACTGCAAAAAATCAAACAAGCCATGCGCGCGCTCGACAAAGCCGTGGCAAGCGGCGGTGATGGCGTGAGCGAGGATGTGGCCTTTCATGCCGCCATTGCGCAAGCGGCGAACAACCCTTTTCTCTTAGACACCCTGTCTTACCTCAATCAATTTTTAGAAAACGCCACGCGCGTCACCCGCGCCAACGAAGCCACGCGCGCAGACTTAGAAGATGCGGTGCGAGACGAGCACCAGGCCATCGTGCAAGCCATTGAAGCTGGCGACGTCAAAGCCGCCCGCCAAGCAGGAACCAAGCACATGCTCAATGCGGCCAAACGCATTGGCAACGCTGACCCCGTCTTTTGGACATCCCAAGGACTCGCGCTGGCCAAGCCCCTGCGAACCGAGCTGACAAAACCCAAAATCTAA